One stretch of Candidatus Eisenbacteria bacterium DNA includes these proteins:
- a CDS encoding xanthine dehydrogenase family protein subunit M yields TVVRVGALVTHAQAERDPELLRRGRLLCESCAQIGSPQIRNRGTIGGNLCNASPCADTLPALAALNARLVLLSRRARREIALEEALIGPYETAVADDEILSEIRFPATPPGAGSSFIKLGRRNALSISRMSVAAVIARSDDGRMRTVRLAAGSVAPTARRFREIEEMLEGRVPEHDLFTAAGREMAAAMVKQVGQRWSTPYKEPVVAALVRRALGRAAGEAR; encoded by the coding sequence GACGGTGGTGAGAGTGGGCGCCCTCGTGACGCACGCTCAGGCGGAGCGGGATCCGGAGTTGCTCCGGCGCGGTCGCCTCCTCTGCGAGTCGTGCGCCCAGATCGGTTCCCCGCAGATTCGCAACCGGGGAACCATCGGAGGGAATCTCTGTAACGCTTCCCCCTGCGCCGACACGCTGCCCGCGCTGGCCGCCCTCAATGCCCGGCTCGTGCTCCTGTCTCGTCGCGCTCGCCGCGAGATCGCTCTGGAAGAGGCCCTCATCGGTCCGTACGAGACGGCGGTGGCCGATGACGAGATCCTATCCGAGATCCGGTTTCCCGCCACGCCGCCGGGGGCGGGATCGAGCTTCATCAAGCTCGGGAGGAGGAACGCCCTCTCGATCTCGCGGATGAGCGTCGCCGCTGTCATCGCGAGGAGCGATGACGGCCGCATGCGGACGGTTCGTCTCGCGGCGGGATCCGTGGCGCCGACCGCTCGCCGCTTCCGGGAGATCGAAGAGATGCTCGAGGGCAGAGTCCCCGAGCACGATCTGTTCACTGCGGCGGGCCGCGAGATGGCGGCGGCGATGGTGAAGCAGGTCGGGCAGAGATGGTCGACTCCCTACAAGGAGCCCGTGGTGGCGGCGC